Proteins co-encoded in one Hyla sarda isolate aHylSar1 chromosome 4, aHylSar1.hap1, whole genome shotgun sequence genomic window:
- the LOC130367602 gene encoding transcription factor HES-7.1-like isoform X2: MRGDMEATKSPPEARRKLLKPQVERRRRERINSCLEKMRLLLSEAMKDEKLKNPKMEKAEILEYTVEYLQSKIWSTERFHEDLQSVDYRSGFQQCLRTTVNFITRNRQLSSSSKDFLCQNLSSTRMSSRVDQRSLRFRRSLHPTSTENPKRLDHHNRNPVVNNADVDIQSDWHPDQTCKSWRPWL; the protein is encoded by the exons ATGAGAGGCGACATGGAAGCCACCAAGTCCCCACCGGAGGCTCGAAGAAAG CTCCTGAAACCACAAGTAGAACGACGAAGACGAGAGAGAATCAACAGCTGCCTGGAGAAAATGAGACTTCTCTTATCTGAGGCCATGAAAGACGAG AAGCTCAAGAATCCAAAGATGGAGAAAGCAGAGATCCTGGAGTACACGGTCGAATATCTTCAGTCTAAAATCTGGTCCACAGAGAGGTTCCATGAAGACCTCCAATCTGTTGATTACCGATCCGGCTTCCAACAATGTCTTCGGACCACCGTGAATTTCATCACCCGGAATCGGCAGTTGTCTTCTTCAAGCAAGGACTTCTTGTGCCAAAACTTGTCTTCTACAAGAATGTCTTCTAGAGTTGACCAACGTTCTCTCCGCTTCCGTAGGTCATTGCATCCCACGTCTACAGAAAATCCAAAACGGCTTGACCACCATAATCGCAACCCCGTTGTAAATAATGCTGATGTTGATATCCAAAGTGACTGGCATCCTGACCAAACGTGCAAGTCCTGGAGACCATGGCTGTAG
- the LOC130367602 gene encoding transcription factor HES-7.1-like isoform X3: MRGDMEATKSPPEARRKLLKPQVERRRRERINSCLEKMRLLLSEAMKDEQKLKNPKMEKAEILEYTVEYLQSKIWSTERFHEDLQSVDYRSGFQQCLRTTVNFITRNRQLSSSSKDFLCQNLSSTRMSSRVDQRSLRFHT, translated from the exons ATGAGAGGCGACATGGAAGCCACCAAGTCCCCACCGGAGGCTCGAAGAAAG CTCCTGAAACCACAAGTAGAACGACGAAGACGAGAGAGAATCAACAGCTGCCTGGAGAAAATGAGACTTCTCTTATCTGAGGCCATGAAAGACGAG CAGAAGCTCAAGAATCCAAAGATGGAGAAAGCAGAGATCCTGGAGTACACGGTCGAATATCTTCAGTCTAAAATCTGGTCCACAGAGAGGTTCCATGAAGACCTCCAATCTGTTGATTACCGATCCGGCTTCCAACAATGTCTTCGGACCACCGTGAATTTCATCACCCGGAATCGGCAGTTGTCTTCTTCAAGCAAGGACTTCTTGTGCCAAAACTTGTCTTCTACAAGAATGTCTTCTAGAGTTGACCAACGTTCTCTCCGCTTCC atacctgA
- the LOC130367602 gene encoding transcription factor HES-7.1-like isoform X1 produces MRGDMEATKSPPEARRKLLKPQVERRRRERINSCLEKMRLLLSEAMKDEQKLKNPKMEKAEILEYTVEYLQSKIWSTERFHEDLQSVDYRSGFQQCLRTTVNFITRNRQLSSSSKDFLCQNLSSTRMSSRVDQRSLRFRRSLHPTSTENPKRLDHHNRNPVVNNADVDIQSDWHPDQTCKSWRPWL; encoded by the exons ATGAGAGGCGACATGGAAGCCACCAAGTCCCCACCGGAGGCTCGAAGAAAG CTCCTGAAACCACAAGTAGAACGACGAAGACGAGAGAGAATCAACAGCTGCCTGGAGAAAATGAGACTTCTCTTATCTGAGGCCATGAAAGACGAG CAGAAGCTCAAGAATCCAAAGATGGAGAAAGCAGAGATCCTGGAGTACACGGTCGAATATCTTCAGTCTAAAATCTGGTCCACAGAGAGGTTCCATGAAGACCTCCAATCTGTTGATTACCGATCCGGCTTCCAACAATGTCTTCGGACCACCGTGAATTTCATCACCCGGAATCGGCAGTTGTCTTCTTCAAGCAAGGACTTCTTGTGCCAAAACTTGTCTTCTACAAGAATGTCTTCTAGAGTTGACCAACGTTCTCTCCGCTTCCGTAGGTCATTGCATCCCACGTCTACAGAAAATCCAAAACGGCTTGACCACCATAATCGCAACCCCGTTGTAAATAATGCTGATGTTGATATCCAAAGTGACTGGCATCCTGACCAAACGTGCAAGTCCTGGAGACCATGGCTGTAG